The region gagctcggctcgtttcgAGCCCTAAATAATGAGCTTGAGATTGGCTCGTGAAGTAATACATAGGCTCGGGATCGGCTCGTTTTGTTTAACtgagcctaaacgagcttaaGCTTGGCTCGAGCTCGTTAAAAGCTCGTTTACAaaatgaattttaaaaaaaaaaccacgAATTTACATAATTTTCAACTATGTGCGGACTACTTAAATTCCAACCAAGATGCTTAAATAAAATCTTCAAATTACATAAGTTTTAAACTCCAACAAACAAACCTAAAATGTAATTAAATCATTCAAAAGAAAGTCTTCCTATCATGGAAGTTCAAATTACAAAAATACTataaaactattaaattttaacataacatattatcaaaactcaaaattCAATCTTCCTTGAAGCAAATTCAATCCAACAAAATCtgtaaaataaaacattttatgagATGTGCAATATAATGTAATTAAACAACCAAGATTACAAGTAGAATAGAATGGCTTACACCTTTAAGTATTACTTGTCCCTGTAGGTAATAAAACCTCAATGGGCATTTCCTCCTTTGTAAAAAGAACCCACCAACACGaacaaatattaataaatttaaatattcAACTGTTAGTTCATGTGTTTTAAGTTTATCAAATGTACCTTCAGTTTTTTCTTGATTCCATAACGATGTCTAATCCAATCTCATCCACAAATCAACTTTTGAACAGTGTCCGGTGCTAATGAAGATCAGTATGGATCAATTACTCTACCCCCAACACTAAATGTTGCCTCAGATGCAATGGTAGAAATTGGGATTGCAAGCACATCCATAGCCATCTTTGATAAAACGCGACACTTCAGTTTATGAACATTCCACCACTCCAAAGCCTTGAATGAATCCATTCCATTTTGTCCCTCGTTCCTATAAACACCTTCTTCCAAATACATATCTAATTCTGACTTTTCTGGTCTCTCCAAATCTGTATTTTTTATAAACTCCCCAAAAGCCTCCCATCCTGACCCGAGTGATGTTGTTTTTGACACTTCATTCCCTCCACATCCATTTGCAGGCGTTGCAGCTTCTCTAACTGATGCATCATGTATTTCCAAATACTCTTCATACATTTCATAAAGTGCTTTCTTGACTTCTTCAATGTTCTTTTCAGCATTGGAGTATATGGTTGGGAAACTAAATTCTACTAACTTCATTTTGAATCTTGGATCTAACACTGAAGCTATCGGCATAACAAGATGGCACTCCCCCCAATATTTGTCAAACTTCTCCTTCATCTTACTCACCATAGTTTTTTGATAGAGCACCTTTATCCAAAGTTTCTTTTACTCTAAACACCTCAATCAAATACAAATTGGATGTTGGATAATCACTTCCAGAAATGAAATTCGTGCATACCTGAAAATAAGTTGCTTTAGTATTACGCAtgataaaatatttaaaacaacACTTAAATAATAAAGGTAATATGCACCTTGAAAACCTTCAAGATTTCACATACACACTCCACATGCGCCCACTCCTCATCATTAGGTAGGTGATGGAAATGTGGTTCGTACTCTGCAAatctatgaaaaaaaaaacttagtgtGTGCAATATTTGAAAACCTGAAAATCACAACATTCAaaactatttttattaaaatctaATGTATACCTTGGGAAAACATCTTTAAATTTTAATGCAACTGGCAACATATCATAGGTTGAATTCCATCGTGTTGGAACATCAAGCAATAATTTTCTATCTTGTATTTGCAGTTGATGTGCAATATTTGAAAATGTTTGAAGTCTCGCCTCagaattattaatatattttataccCTCACGAACTTCCCCGATAACAGAATCAATCATAGCAAGACCATCTTTCACAAGCATGTTCAAAATGTGTGCACAACATCTAACATGAAATAACCTACCACCACACGTGAGTTTTCTCACTCTAGAAAAAATTTCTTTCAGTCGTCTCAATGCCCTATCATTGTATGCAACATTGTCTACAGATATCGTGAATATCTAGTCCTCAATTTCCCAATGCTTCAAACATTTATAAATACCATCAACAATATCAAGTCCGTTACAAGGAGGAGGAACATGTACAAAACTCAAGACACGTTTTTGCAATCTACAAAATCAAGTCCAGATatcaatataaatatattaaataaaatggaaaaaagCTTATTAAAAAATATAGAAGGAAATCAAACCTCCAATTATGGTCAATAAAGTGCCATGTGATAACCATGTACTTAATCTTCTGATGAGATGACTTCCAACAATCAGTGGTCAAACTGATTTTTGAGGTTGCTTTTATAAGAGCTTTTAGTGTTTTTTTTCTCATGCTCGTATATCTTAAAACAATCTGATTTGGTTGAAGTCCTGCTTGTTTTCTCAAATAATGGAGGAGCTGTCTTCATCATCTGCACGAATAAATCATCCTCCACAACAGAAAAAGGTTGCTCAATACCCAACACCCAAGTAGCTATTGCTTCTCTTATTTTGTTACTGTCATACTTTGCATCAGGCCTGATCAATGAAGGAAGCTTCTCATGTCCTGCATCCCCATCCGACCTAATATGTGGAAAATTCAGTAAATTCTGCTTTTCTTCATAATCTTTATGTGGCTTGCATATAAGCAAGCGCCTTTTTAATGTTGATGTAGTCCCGCTATCACTATAAGTTAGCTTTGTTTTACAATGATTACACTGAGCTTTTTTGGTACCATTAGATAGAGACACTATAGTGAAACCATCCCATGCCTTTGATGTTTTTTTCGTTTTCATTTCATTACTATTTCCTCTTCTCCCCCATGGATTTCTGCATTTGGGTGTTTATCACTGCCATTTACGCTTGGAATATGATTATTGGGAGTTGGTTGTTCATCAGCATCTACATTTATGGGAGCAGATTGCTCCTTATTCTCAACCCCTTCCATTAGATCTGAACTCACATTACAATCCATAATATCTACAACATGGTTAATGAAAGAATATTTGTCAAAATTTGTACATTTAATAAGCATACTTAGTTCATCAGCATTCAACAATATACTTTCCTGTTAAGGGTCTTTAATTAATATCCAATGAATAAGAATCTAGACTAAACAATTAAAATGGTATTTCAATCAAACCAAGTCAATATATCGCAGAGACAAACaatcaaaaaaaatatcattcaaCTTCTGATAAAAGAGAACACACTGAGAAGTTAACCAGAAAAAGTAACCCAACAAAGCTATAAAGCCATTTTAACAAAACTATCAATGAAAATAGCCTACATCAGAATACGATGAGTGATAAGAAAATAATAACAAACCAGTGGACAATGGAAAAGTACCAACAATGGAATCAGTAGAAAAATAAGCTATTTTAACAAAGCTATCAACTGATGTGAGGCAACAAAACCGAAGTAATCGAGAAATAATAAGTTATCATCAAatcattagaaaaaaaaatagatgaGTGAACAATGGAAAAAAAACATACTGTGAATTGTGAAGAATTAAAGATGACTGGCCGGTGTTCGGACGGACTGAAGGTGTTTAATGTCGGACGATGGTACTCGATGTCGGACAACAATGCTCGATCGGAGGGTAGACGTCGCTGGGAGATTGTTGTTTGGTACGTGCTTAGCAATCGCCTGATTAGAATGTTTGAATCACAACAGAAAGGAGTTAACGAGTCTCGATTGAAGGGCAGGGACGCAGGGTTGACGTGAGACGATGGAAGATCGTCGTCTGGTGGTCTTTGTGGTATCGTGCTCGCCGGCTCGCCGCCGATAACAATCAGATGATAAGATTTTTCGAATGGGGAAGGAACATGAATAGTGTCAACTTCTTTTGATTTGAAACGAATGAAATTCCCTCGGTCCCTAATACCCAAAACCTAATTGTTAATTCAATAATTTTCCAAATatctattttaatatataaaatataattataaaaaataaaatatattatatttatatataggctcgtttaggctcgtgaGCCTAATCAATCTTTGTTAGacaggctcgagctcgagctcgtttaataaacaagaTTAAAGTCAGGCTCGAGCTCGGATCGGGCTCAATAAAAAccgatctcgagtcgagcttttaccGAGTCGATCCCGGGTAGCTCGCAAGTAGCTTGGCTCATTTGCACCCCTACTCCCTGCTCATGTGGCCCGGTTGGCCACAACCATAACATACCAAGCCTCCTACCCGACAAGCTCCATTATACGGCTTGCTACACTTGGAATAACGGCCCCGACCCTGCTAGCCTCTGCTGGGAGGATCAGAGGTCTTAGGCCTCTTAGCCTAACCCACTGTCATATGAACCTTTTCCGGCTTCCGCTTCGTCCGGAGCTCCAACTCAATTTCCCACTCACGGGCCTTCTCAATCAtgtcattcagggttttgcaccctgaaaagctcacaaactcccagATATCATCCCTCATCATAGCATGATATCTTGTCTTCATCATCTCCTCATCAGCAACGTACTGTAGAACCAGTaatgccctctccctgaacttggcagtaATCTCCGCTATAGACTTCATAGTCTGGtgaaggtcctggaactccctcaccagctgttgcacctcaatggtcGATGCAAACTCCCGATCAAACCTCCGCACAAAATCCTACCACGTCATCAGTGGCACATCCGTCGTCCCAACCTCACGGGTAACCTCCTCCAACCAGACTCGCGCCCGATCCCTCAGCATACAGAATGTGAATCCCACCTTTTCCGCCTCAGGGCAAAAGCTCATGCGTTGAGCATTCTCCCGAAATGAGGGAGTTCGAGTCCTAATCTGACTGCAGCGGTCTCAGATCGGAAAGACTTGGGCggctcctccataatctccatgaCCCCCTCCTTGACGGTACCAAAAATCATTGGGGTAGCTTGAAGGATGCCGCGAGTAACCTCGGCTGCGATAAGCTCGCTAACCTCTCATCAATCGACTCTGCACCAGAGCCTGAACTCGATCCTGAACTTGAACCTCCTCGCGTAGCCATCACCATCCCCAACTAAAAATACAACATAGAAAGCAATTAATAATCAAGTTCGAAGGGATTCCTCCCCACCGAACTCCTTAGAGCTTCCAGGTCTATCCTTATCTTGGGTACAggtccggtgctttcagtagtacaagaccaatactactttccacacgTACCTGTACCTTCCACAAGGCCATACCTGATACCTCTAATTCACCCAACCATAGATAAAACATGACCTACAAAACACATCACATACGCATATACTAGACTCTTCTAAGATTTCTCAATCCTCACAGAACCAGAAACCTCAATCAATACCGTAGGTTGCCTTATGCATACAAGTTATACATAAATAGaatcacatagactgtcaaataaagTTTCTCCCCTAagaccataaccaaacaaggaacaggaaatgaggaagaatccatcattctagggctatgcaaTCCTAAACATATTCAACTTTGAACACACACACTTAGCAAATAACAGAGTCAACATCAATTCCAAGAAATATATTCATAGCATTGAATTCTCCAAGGCTACAAGGCAACAATTACTTGAGATCGGTCGATTGTGCGCATTGCACTCTCCCTTTTTActtaagaaaaatgttttcagaaaaacttgacttttttttcttttgaaaagggTTACCatttcctcaatttgagttctgacacacccgagagtgtgcccgaatcccacAATCCatggctccgataccaacttgtaacacccaaaaaatccagataaaaattttcatttttaaaatacgaATTACCATCATAATTTGTTTCTCAAAATCCAttctatcatatcatatcaaaatatcagagatCAATATCGATAAATGcggaaattgttgatgtgaatgtTGCGCTATCAAGCCGGGCCCTTCCCCTTAGTATCGGAAGTACCCGAAAACACCCAAATAAACTATAAgcaaaagcttagcgagttcccaaaATATAACATAACAGATAACCACATAATACCATGCCACATACATAAGatttccatgggctacccccttggtctttacctggaatgccatgggctacaaaagggtctgatatccaagtgcatgggctacccccatggtctttacttggaatgccatgggctacacCCATGTTCTGATATCCAAGTGCCATAGGCTACCCCCATGTTTTTCacacaagtgtcatgggctacccccgaGGTCTTCGGACAAATAATTATATAACAACTGCCAATCCACATGTCAGataatgggccaacattggtgccttcgacacattaatatagtgagaagactcacctcagattgCTGATAAAAATACTGTTTGGATACCGGTCCATAAATCTCACACTGAATATACACAAGTTAACCTAATTAGAATTAAGTCACAAACTAAAGGCATAGGCCAAAACCCTAAGTCCAAAATCCTCCAATAAGGCCCAAAAGTCTTTCTCATTTAATGGGCCTAACATCCAAGGTCCAAAACAATAATGAGCCAGAAAGGCCCAACCATGCCACCTATGGTCCATTAACAAGTTTAAAGGCCCAATTACTCTAATAGGTCCAGGACTAAGGCTAAGTAGGGCCCAGATGTCTCAAAAGCCCGTCGAAAGTCCAAAACTCACTGGAAGCATACGCCCGACATACATcatcagtacgcttagcgtactaggtcCTTTGGCGGTACACGCAACGTACAAACTAGTACCCCCAGCGTACAAGCTGCTTTGCACAAAAAGTCATTAAGTTCTTAATTCATGTAGCCACTTCGTCAAATTCCAGATCTTAGTCATTTTAAAGgccctagggcataaagttggcaactttatgcctttgcatgccatATAGGAACCGAACACCTCATTTTATCCATTAAGACTCCATTTAAGATCTTAAAATCATGCATGGTGCCATAACAACCATCAAGTTAGCATTTTTTATGCTTTTAACATGCCAAAGGAATTCATATCTAACATTTCTAAACTCTAGAGTTGCTCAAACTCACAAGAGAGGATCCATAGACCAAAAATGGAGTAATTACCAAACCCTAACTCAAACAAGCAAAAGGATAAGCAAGGTAtggactttttacctccaaaagtaCCCCAAGATGAATTAGATGTAGGATCTAGAAGCTCTACCACGTCCAAGACTTGATcaccaccttctccttcttgCAAACACACTAAAATGGCCACCAAAATCACTTTTAAGCTCAAGAATCACACTCACttgcaaactagggtttaaggaatATAAGAGGCAATGGAGGCTGTTTAGGGTTACGTCCAAATGGCATAAGAGTGGTTAAATAGGGTTCATGCCAAGGGTTTTTGTATTAGGccacgtacgccccgcatacatggTGCATGTACGTGTCCAAACTAcccttgtacgctaagcgtacgcatatgtacgcccatcgtacatagGGACCTCCTTTGTAAATAAGTTTCATTCCAAGAGTTAAAACGGTAAATACCTGCATTCCGAATGTTACACCACGTACACCCATCATACGAGGATGAGTTCTGTGATCAACCTGCATAAGTACGCCCTTTGTACTCCAACTTCCCTGAAGTTGACAATTCTACCCCTTATGGACCAAATCAAGTGTTACACTCTtgacatatcatcatcctatataccaggataacATGTTGACACGggtctgcctcaacccaaccacacataacatgtcgacatatacataacagataaacatacatataaccagtcaacagacAATCAAGCAGATCTTACAAATCACtaatcatatcatcatcctatataccaggataccactCGAACATATCACTATAGCATGATAACATACTATTATATAAcaggatatctaatccaatgAGCCAACCttcgtgccttcgacccgtaagtacagtgaggaaaactcacctcacaaactggACAAAATCTGATGAGGTCTCAACTCCGAACCTCAGCTCTAACCATCACCTATCCAACCAATTGACCAATaacaatcaaaatcccaaaataccctaaatgccctaaggtcaaacttggtcaaagtcaaagtcaagctGGGCAAATCAACTGAGTCAACCGAGTCACCCCAGCCGAGTCACCACAAAGtgagtacgcaaggcgtacccaaatgtacgttaggcgtactcacatgttgaccaccatcggggtggtagACATCGTATACAGGGCATACTCCAtgtacgcaaggcgtactccCAGAAGCCCAAAATCTTAGTAAGTGCTTACTGGCTTAAGCACTAACATCCATTTTTTCAGATCCATGGTTaaaataccctcaagagtcataaaagtttccaactttatgactttgcatgtccttTAACTGCTTAActcaacttcttaatccattaagacctttaaaATGATGCATTgagcaaaaccaaccatttggaacccatttttatgactcaagaggcttccaagggtctgaaaggacagcttaatgggtcaagaacatgctatgTTCATGAATCATCATATTGGGACCAAAAAGTAACTTAAAAGAGcaaaaacctagatctacaagatggagtggTAAAGTTGTAAGGTTTATACCTTCAAGATGTTGCAAACCAAGTAGAAATCCCAGATCTAAAGTGCACTCAACTCCAAGATCTTCTCACcatcttcttctttcttcaaaaccacTCCAAAACTCTCTTAAAGGCTTAAAATTGTCTCTTTTGCTCTTAGGGTTGCTTGGGGGGTCAATAATATAGAAGGAGGCTGGGTAAGAAGAGGATATGAGTCCATAAGGATGCATAAATAtgagccaaaaccctaaaatgaaggTTTGCATGCTTTCCTCCTATGCCCTGCGTACAaagtgtatgccccgcgtacttagGCATGCCTTAGTACGCTTATCGTACATACGTACGCACAACTTACTCCTCCAGCCCCAACTtttaccaaaatgccactatgggtccttttgcactctttcttacacttagggaccaaaatgcaatattATTCAATTATAGGGTCAAATTTATAAGTACCTCgtcatcgggatgttacagacCACCTGAATATTCGTGTAGCGTCCTCCGCGTTGGAGATCTTCCATGGTGATGATTGATAAATATCAAATATCTGGTAGTGGAGCGGGATTACCCTCATCCTGACATGCATCCCCTGTGTGTTGGACCCTTTTGCACGTTTCGTCCGTGTGGCGCGCTATACGGACCCACAAGTGTGTGCTGCTAGAGGGTGGCTGGTTCGACACGCGATACAACTTATATGACGGACCTTGACCAACAGCAAGGTATCATGATGGATacgccattatatatatatatatatatatatatatatatatatatatatatatatatatatatatatatatatatatatatatatatatatatataggcttaggttattgtattctgtctatctattgtgtggatgtaaGGTCGATTGTGGACCAACCATTTTAGTtgttttaagaaagtgattaaaaATACTATTGAATTAAAGAAAATTgaaaataccatctaatttcatTATAATGGTATTTTAGTCACTTAAAATAaacttaagaaatgaaaattatgGCTTTTAGGGAGTAATTAATTCTCTTATctttaaaaatcttattttttggataataattctattaattcagacattctaaaagaatgtggtTATAATTATcttgaaaaaaaattacattttgaaAGAATACTATAAACATATATTATTAAAATTCATAATTCTTAATGAATACagattttaaatgaaatgaatttaatattttagaAAGCAATAACATTCATTCTTAAATaatacaactatgaacataaattacattcattctgaaagaatacgaCTAATAATGGTTAAcaattacatttattcttaaagaataaaactaagaATGGTTAAAAGTCAATTAAAAATATTGAAATCTAAGTAAAACAGTAATACATTTTAAGAGAAGATTCTTGCTAATACATTCTGACAAAATAATAAATCcattctttaaaaataaaatgtgaTTGCCATGCTCCTAGTTTCACATTAGTCCCTACTAAATACACACAGGAACATCAACTTGTCATGAGATAGAGTGTACAAAATTTGTGTCCATCATTCTAATGTAATCAAAATTCAACAGCTCTAAGATATACtatataaaatcaaaacttttgaGTAGTGAATGTGATAGAAATACCAAAAGAAACCTGTTGCACAAAGGAACCATTATGCAGCCGGCGAAAGTGAGAATATTtttccataatatatatatatatatatatatatatatatatatatatatatatatatatatatatatatatatatatatatatatatatatatatatatatatatatatatatatatatataacttcatTGCATATACTAACATAATGTCATaaaaaatgaataaagttttaaaAAATAGCATTCAATAGTCCAGAGTCGACTTGATTACGCGAATGACATtcgatgaaataaaatgatgtgaGAATGACACTTTATAAGAATACCATTCTGCGAGacgtaaataaaaaaaaaactattttgttagtctatatgaaaaaataaaaatcatgCATCCTTTCTTCTTACGATTAAAAGTAAATCCATAATTTTATGAATTTGATTCATTTGAAAAGATAAATAAAGGGAAGAAAAAGATAAGAAAAAAGAAATCCTAAACCACAAAATACAAGTAACAGAATCATGGATAAATTCACATGATTATTAGAGAACTTACCAATGCCATCGATTATAATATTCAAGAACGCAATTAAATGCAATAATTTTTAATCTAAAACTGTTCACAAATTTGTAAGAAGGGTATTAGGGTAATATTAAACAATCATAATTACCTCTGCCTTGgata is a window of Lactuca sativa cultivar Salinas chromosome 1, Lsat_Salinas_v11, whole genome shotgun sequence DNA encoding:
- the LOC122195189 gene encoding zinc finger BED domain-containing protein RICESLEEPER 2-like — its product is MKSIAEITAKFRERALLVLQYVADEEMMKTRYHAMMRDDIWEFVSFSGCKTLNDMIEKAHIMDCNVSSDLMEGVENKEQSAPINVDADEQPTPNNHIPSAWDGFTIVSLSNGTKKAQCNHCKTKLTYSDSGTTSTLKRRLLICKPHKDYEEKQNLLNFPHIRSDGDAGHEKLPSLIRPDAKYDSNKIREAIATWVLGIEQPFSVVEDDLFVQMMKTAPPLFEKTSRTSTKSDCFKIYEHEKKNTKSSYKSNLKNQLQKRVLSFVHVPPPCNGLDIVDDNVAYNDRALRRLKEIFSRVRKLTCGGRLFHVRCCAHILNMLVKDGLAMIDSVIGEVREGIKYINNSEARLQTFSNIAHQLQIQDRKLLLDVPTRWNSTYDMLPVALKFKDVFPRFAEYEPHFHHLPNDEEWAHVECVCEILKVFKVCTNFISGSDYPTSNLYLIEVFRVKETLDKGALSKNYGE